In the genome of Planctomycetota bacterium, one region contains:
- a CDS encoding UvrB/UvrC motif-containing protein has protein sequence MAEDLSAFLAKWPYDPDRTIRLIEGRDGRRKVQVRLPLGVEQYELDGRPDGERPFGCVSLLARWEARLAAHRRRSGSDEDFSIPPKACHRLRDECLLFYYRYVVLFQVGEYGRSARDTARNLRCMDLLARYAEAKEDRGAMEQYRPYLIRMNRASRALLAVRRRQYDIALREIEVGVGLIESLPAQEEMGFAFEKRRSLAFLRDLAREVRQKRPLSLRERLEQRLRQAVKNEDYEVAAELRDRLKNLGVRRAAPRRDQV, from the coding sequence ATGGCGGAAGACCTGAGCGCGTTTCTGGCCAAATGGCCGTACGACCCGGATCGCACGATTCGCCTCATCGAGGGTCGCGACGGCCGGCGCAAGGTCCAGGTCCGGTTGCCTCTCGGCGTCGAGCAGTATGAACTGGACGGCCGGCCCGACGGCGAGAGGCCGTTCGGCTGCGTGTCGCTCCTGGCGCGATGGGAGGCACGGCTGGCGGCCCACCGGCGGCGCTCGGGATCGGACGAAGATTTTTCGATCCCCCCCAAGGCCTGCCACCGGTTACGCGACGAGTGCCTCCTCTTTTACTACCGCTACGTCGTGCTCTTTCAGGTGGGCGAGTACGGCCGGAGCGCCCGCGACACGGCCCGCAACCTGCGGTGCATGGACCTCCTGGCCCGGTACGCCGAGGCAAAAGAGGACCGCGGCGCCATGGAGCAGTACCGCCCGTACCTCATCCGCATGAACCGCGCGAGCCGGGCGCTGCTCGCCGTACGCCGCCGGCAGTACGACATCGCGCTGCGGGAAATCGAGGTCGGCGTCGGGCTGATCGAGAGCCTGCCGGCACAGGAGGAGATGGGCTTTGCGTTCGAGAAGCGCCGATCGCTTGCCTTTCTGCGGGACCTGGCGCGCGAGGTCCGCCAGAAACGGCCGCTGTCGCTGCGGGAACGGCTCGAACAGCGTCTCCGGCAAGCCGTGAAAAACGAGGATTACGAAGTGGCGGCCGAACTGCGCGACCGCCTCAAGAACCTCGGCGTCCGGCGTGCGGCGCCGCGCCGCGATCAGGTGTAG